A window from Centropristis striata isolate RG_2023a ecotype Rhode Island chromosome 2, C.striata_1.0, whole genome shotgun sequence encodes these proteins:
- the LOC131991131 gene encoding C-C motif chemokine 17-like — MKTLPTLVLLTLICFLVHSSAAGLVGVNLVTGTGCCLHHNRTMIPKGLVKHVGMSPGDCKLKAIVFTTVCNVTHCLDPSMLWAKKRLEEFQSSSKGFNQKACTEVKKQ; from the exons ATGAAGACTCTGCCGACCCTCGTGCTCCTGACTCTGATCTGCTTCCTGGTTCACAGCTCTGCTGCAG GTTTGGTGGGTGTAAACCTGGTCACAGGTACTGGATGCTGTCTACACCACAATCGAACAATGATTCCTAAAGGACTGGTGAAACATGTTGGGATGTCCCCGGGTGACTGCAAACTCAAAGCAATCGT CTTCACGACTGTGTGTAACGTGACTCATTGCCTCGATCCTTCCATGTTGTGGGCGAAGAAGAGACTGGAGGAGTTTCAGAGTTCGTCTAAAGGTTTCAACCAGAAAGCGTGTACAGAGGTTAAAAAGCAGTGA